One genomic segment of Panicum virgatum strain AP13 chromosome 2N, P.virgatum_v5, whole genome shotgun sequence includes these proteins:
- the LOC120662908 gene encoding uncharacterized protein LOC120662908 encodes MGSSGIPVPTSARAAVLRDGGSAVACARGGGNGGSGARRSGRRLRSSGWGCGAEERRRGLYRRERRWRFGGMRRRPATELMAVGLAWRCAAVNGGAGAHGEVTRRCGQAATAAGGAVPESPPLCSVNGGGVRAAGGPVPWLDASRLGERVHAHACTRPARGAGTRPGSGSGAAGRRRAGPGGGVRVAAGAG; translated from the coding sequence ATGGGGAGCTCGGGAATCCCAGTGCCTACCTCGGCTCGAGCTGCGGTGCTGCGGGATgggggctccgcggtggcctgtgctcgcggcggcggcaatggcgggagTGGTGCTAGGAGGTCAGGGAGGCGGCTGCGGAGCTCGGGCTGGGGATGTggtgcggaggagcggcgccggggcCTTTATAGGCGTGAGAGGCGGTGGAGGTTTGgcgggatgcggcggaggccggcgaccgAGTTGATGGCGGTGGGGCTGGCTTGGCGCTGTGCGGCCGTCAACGGGGGGGCGGGCGCGCATGGCGAGGTGACGCGACGCTGCGGCCAGGCGGCGACCgctgcaggcggcgctgtgccggagtcgccgccgctgtgcagcgtCAATGGCGGCGGTGTTCGCGCGGCAGGCGGGCCGGTGCCGTGGCTCGACGCGTCGCGGCTCGGCGAGCGCGTGCACGCGCACGCGTGCACACGACCGGCCCGGGGCGCGGGCACGCGGCCAGGGAGCGGCTCGGGTGCAGCAGGGCGCAGGCGAGCGGGTCCGGGCGGCGGTGTGCGcgtcgcggcgggcgcgggctaG